Proteins encoded within one genomic window of Rhinolophus sinicus isolate RSC01 linkage group LG05, ASM3656204v1, whole genome shotgun sequence:
- the LG05H6orf141 gene encoding uncharacterized protein C6orf141 homolog: MNDPPTRMGALGPRGATCTTDSAGRLGRAGSPLREMGRRAPLAAGTRNPAAAGASGSSGGAHEDLRAGENLDYLSWVREKVLFLLHPERGLGYQGDPAREEVAGGEDLSQASGDDQESDCPSPLLPREKRISSSSTDAPSRDPPPDSAARPKSVLVRVVDYHVTREVEWTGWTKGSMTTRTEEHSISAVSFRTNKE, encoded by the coding sequence ATGAATGATCCTCCTACCAGGATGGGGGCCCTGGGTCCCCGCGGAGCTACGTGTACCACGGACTCTGCCGGCCGCCTGGGGCGCGCGGGGTCCCCTCTGCGCGAGATGGGGCGCAGGGCTCCCCTGGCCGCGGGCACCCGGAATCCCGCGGCGGCCGGGGCGAGCGGAAGCTCGGGCGGCGCCCACGAGGACCTTCGGGCCGGAGAGAACCTGGACTACCTGTCCTGGGTCAGAGAGAAAGTGCTCTTTCTTCTTCACCCAGAGAGGGGTTTGGGGTACCAAGGGGATCCTGCACGGGAAGAAGTGGCCGGTGGGGAGGACCTTTCCCAGGCGAGCGGAGACGACCAGGAATCTGACTGCCCTTCTCCTCTCTTACCACGAGAAAAGCGAATTTCTAGCAGCAGTACAGATGCTCCCTCCAGAGATCCGCCGCCGGACTCCGCAGCCCGACCCAAATCCGTGCTCGTGCGGGTCGTGGATTATCATGTGACACGAGAAGTCGAGTGGACCGGGTGGACGAAGGGCAGCATGACCACACGGACCGAGGAGCACTCCATTTCCGCGGTCTCTTTTCGCACCAACAAGGAGTGA